CTGGCAACAGCTCTGCCGAATATTGGCCATTAACAGCTTTCAATCCGTTCTGGCGGAGAGCCTGGCTTGAAGGCGCTGACTTTTATACTGACGATCGCCCTTTCGCCCTCCATTAGCTTTTCGTCGGGCAGACCTTCCAGGGCCGCCCGGCCCGCCGGGTCGCTTGTCATGCAATCCAGGGAGAAGGGCGCCTCATCTATCACCCTCACCTCCTCAAACCCCGCCGACCTAATCGAGGCGAGATAATCGTCCTTCCTGGCTGCACCAGCGACGCATCCAACGTAGGCCTCGACCGAGTCCCTGACGAGATCCGGCAGCTCCGCCAGGAGGACGATATCGGAGACGGCGAGCCTTCCGCCGGGCCGCAGTACCCGATACGCCTCTTTGAAGGCGGCCTCCTTGTCGAGGACGAGGTTTATGACGCAGTTGGATATGACGAGGTCTACGGACCCGTCCTCCGCCGGGATGCTCTCGATCTCCCCCAGCCTGAACTCGACGTTCTTGAATCCACCGGCTTCGGCGTTGGCCCTGGCCCTCTCCACCATCTCTTCGGTCATGTCGATGCCGATGACCTTTCCCCTCGGACCTACCTTGCTTGCGGCGAGGAAGGAGTCGAAGCCGGCGCCGGACCCCAGGTCCAGGACCGTCTCTCCCTCCCGGATCGACACGAGGGCGATGGGGTTTCCGCATCCCAGCCCCAGGTTCGATCCCCGGGGGACAGAGGCGAGGTCCTCCTCCGAGTAACCGATCCTCCGGCCGATATCTTCAGGCTCTGAACTTCCGCAGCAGCTTGAGGAGGGGCAGCACGAACCCGCCTCTCTCGCCACGCGGCCGTACCTCTCCTTCACGGTTATTTTGACATCCTGATCGTTCAATCCATCACCTTCAAGGTAATACTTCCGCAAATACTCCGCCTCGCCTCATCCGAAGGTCTCGACGATCCACCCTCTGATCTCGTCCCTCGCCTGCCGGAAGGCGCAAAGCTGCTCCTCTTCCGTCCCGGAAACGGCGGCCGGATCCTCGAAGCTTTTGTGGATGACCTCCCGCGCCTTCGGCGCCCTCGATGGAAGGTCGAGGTCGGTGGTGCAGACAGGGCAGGCCTCCCTCGCCCTGTCGCATACGGTGACGGCGACGTCGAATACGATATCCTCCAGATCTGAGGCGGCTTTGGACCGCTGGCCTGAGATGTCGATCTCGATCTCCTCCATGACGGAGACGGCCCGGGGGTGGACGGCCGTCGCCTCGACGCCAGCGCTGTTGGCCTCATACCTCTCGCCGTAGAGGTCCCGCAGGAGCCCCTCCGCCATCTGAGACCTCGCCGAGTTGTGAGTGCAGAGGAAGAGGACCTTCTTCTTCCCCGTCTTTTGCTCCCCTTTCTTGTCATCTTCTGGACAAACATCATCTGAAACCATATCCACCACCCCGTCAGTCGAAGCTCGGCTGGATCGGGCTCACCTGGATCACCTCAGCGGGGCAGGCCTCTTCCGCCTCCCTGAGGCACCCCTCAAATTGATCAGGGGCCGATCCTTCGTCCAGCTTTCCCGCGATCCTCCGCTCCTCCGATACCGAGCTTCGGCCGTCATCGGGGTCTTCGATGAAGAACTCGGGGCAGCTTCCCCAGCACTGGCCGCAGCTGATACAACCGTCCCGTTCTATTTTCAAGATGATCATGTGAATCACATTCTTGTAGCAGTGCAGTTCAAAACGAGAAGAACCTGCCAGTCGCCTCCATGACGTCCTCGACGAGGATATTGTAGAACTCCTCCAGAACCTTCACCTCCTTCCTCGCAACGACGCCCCGGGCGGCAACATCCTCTAGGCAGGCGAATATCTCGCAGGACGGCGGAAAGACCGCTTTATCTTCCAGCAGATGGTAGACTCCATCCCCTGCGAGGTAGAGCCGCGCCCTCTCCGATCTTGCCAATAGCTTCATGCAGAGCTTGGACCTATCGCTTTCTGGCGTCTTTGTCAGGAGAAATACGTCTGCGGATCTCAAAACCATATACTCTTCCACCTTCAAAGCAGGATCAGGCAGTCCGACTCTTTCACCGCCTTCAGGAACGCCTCCTCGTCGGCGAGCTCCACGGTCTCGATCAGCCCCTCGCAGAAGAGACCCCTCTTCGCCAACGAAGGCTCGTGGGCGACGACCCTCATCTCGCCGTAGGCGTAGAGGATCTCGGCGAGGTTGGGAACGCCGAGCCCCTTTGAATCCTGACCTCTCAGGGCGAGGTAGACCCCGTCCCCATAGAGCCCCACCGTGACCTCCATCTTCCCGAGGCTTGCGGCCGCGGCGTTCAGGAGGCCTAAGGCCTTTTCGCTCCCGTAAGGGGCGGAGTCGAGGAGGTAGAAGACCGACCTCATCGGCACAGGGTGATCACACCATCGCTTTCTGAGATCATATCGGGGAGGTCGTAGAGGCTTGAGATCTTTATCCCTTCATGGTATTCCCGACGGGTCCCGTCCTCCTCTGCCAGATAGCCCCTGGCGGCGGCACACCGGGAGCATGCCCTTATCGTCGCCCCCCTCTCGGCGAGGTCGGCGAAGAGCCCTCCCTCGTCTGCGAAGAAGGCGGGACGCTGCCCCCGGCGGGGGATGTGGACGGCGTCCAGGTAGAGGAATATGTTCACATGATACCGTTTCAGGGCGGCATCGGCAATATTCTTGGCGATCTCTGCGTACTCGGAGATGTAGGGGCCGTCGGCGAGGATTATCGTCAGGGTCTTCATGCCACCCTCCGGCTCAGATGTACTCGACCAGGACCAGGAGGTGCTCTCGGTTCTGTCTATACTCCGGATCTTCGAGGGGTTTGCAGAGGTCGAGGGATACCTCTCCAGCCATCAGCCTGATGGAGAAGGAGTAGCAGCTCTGCTCGCCGCACTCGCCGCAGTCCGTCTGAGGGAGGTATCGGTAGATCTCCATCGGCTCGACCCTCACCTTCTCCCGGGGGGCCGGAGCCACGCCTTTGGCTATCGCCTCGTTTATCTTCTCCCTCAGCTCGGCGAGGACCCCTCTCGCCTCCGCCTCGCCCTTTATCATCGTCATGGTGACGCTTCCCGTCCCGTAGATGGTGATCAGGACGTCCCCCCGCTGGATTATCAGGGCCCCTATCCTCTCGGAGTACCTACCCCTCGGAAATAGCGGCTCCAGGGGCTTCAGGGCGCCGCCCAGGGGTGGGGCCATCTGGGCGATGATCCGAAACTTCGTCGAGTCGGCGATGCAGGGGAGGAGCTGCCTCACCTCCGTGATCTCGACGGGCTTCGCCCCCGAGAGGTCGGTGACCGCATCCTTGGGCTTCTCGACCTTTGTCTCCATGAAGTTCTTGCCGAACTCGGAGAGGCGGACCTTGCCGGCACCGATCTCGATCAGCCCCGCCTGTTCCAGTATCTTGAGGTGGTAGTCTAGCATGGACTTGCCGACGGCCTCTCCAATCTCCTCCGACGTCCTCTCGCCCCCGGCGAGGAAGGCCATCATCTTCCTCCGGGGGACGTTGGCCATGGCGTTGCTCACCATCTTGATCTCTTCTGGCTTTCCCGGCATATCAACACCTGCCATATATTTTGCGGATGGCATTATAATCTATTCGGCCGCTACCAGAGCTTGTAGCCGAAGTATCGGGCCGCATAGACGAGGCCTGTTATTATTATCATGATCCCGAAGGCCTTGACGATCGCCGATCCGACGGCCAGGTACTCCTCGCCGAGCTTCCCGCCGAAGGACCTGCTGAAGGTGGCTATCGGGATTATCGGGACCCCATGGCCCACCCCGAAGACGAAGAGCATCAGCCCTCCCGTCAGCGCAGAGATATCCTGGGAGATCAGCCATATCAGGGCAGGAAATACCAGGGATATGGCGCAAGGCGCCCAGCCGAGGGCGAAGAAGACCCCGAGGGTGAAGGCCCCGATGAAGACGGAGTGCTTGAAGAGGCCTATGGAGAGGTTCACCGCCCTCTCCATCAGCCCCTTCCTCTCCCTGAACTCCTCCTCCTCCCCCCTCCGAGCCGGAAGACGGGCCTTGATCGGCTCCAGGATCTCCCCGATCGGCTTGAAGACGTTGATCCCCAGAGCCACCAGAAGGATCCCGGCCGCCAGGTCGAAGAACCGCGAGTCGCGGACGAAGACCCCCAGGTTCGATATGAAGAGGCCGAGGACGAAGAAGACGATCGCCATGCCTAGGGTGAAGGCGATCCCTATCCAGAGCCCCTCCCTCGCCGAGGAGCCGTAATCCTCCTCGTCGGAGAGGACCTTCCTCCTCCTGGAGGTCATGATGTAGGAGAACATGGCTATCAGGAGGGCGAGGGAGCAGGGGGAGAAGGAGGTGATGATCCCCAGGCCGAACATCCCGATGAGGGTGACCTTATGGAGGGAGACCGCCCCCTCCATCCCCACCCATTCGCCCCGCTCCAGGGCCTCGACCTTCGCCTGGAGGGTCGGGGCGTCCTGGACCCCGTCGATCATCCCCTTCCCGAGCTGGTAGACGTGATAGATCCCCACCACCATCCCCTCCCTATCGATCAGGAGGATGGTGGGGTTGGAGAAGCCCCCTTCGAAGTTGGTGAAGTCGACGTACCTCGCGGCGATCCTGTAGGGCTCGAAATCCTCGGCCCAGATCCAGCTGACCTCTGTCCCCCACCAGCTCTCGGAGAGGGTGCTGCCGTCCTTCGAATAGGGGTTCTTCCGGACGTTCAGGGTTACGAGGTTGACGTCGGGCTTATTCTCCACCAGCCTTTGAAGCTCTCCGATCTGGGATGCCAGGGCCTTCTCGCACTCGATGCAGAGGGGGCTCTCTATGTTCGTTATGTGGAGGACGACCACCTCCCCCTCGAAGTCGCTGAGGGAGAAGTTCTGGCCGTCCTGGGTCGTGCCGGAAAAGTCCGGAGCCCGGATCGGCTCCTGATCCGATCCCAGGGTGGAATTTAAGGAGAAGAGGGCGACGAGGACGGCCGTAAGGGTTATCGCACCTACGATTAAAAAATGTTTGTGATCAGACCTCATCTCCGATCACGCGTCCCAGTCGCCGACGTTCTCCTCATGATAGTCTATGGCGTCCTCGACGCGCTCTTCAATCCAACCCTTCCCCGTTACCTTTTCTGTGCTGTGCCAGGCCACCTCGGCTCTCCCGTCCTCTCCAGGCACCAGGGTTATGATGACAGTCAGGGGGACGTTGGAGGTACCGCCATCTGGATCATAGGCTTCGAAGGCCTCTGCGATCCTTTCGTCGCTACCATCGGCGGGTATCTCATAGAACTCGATCTCGTTTCCGTATTCGTCCAATATCTCGTTAATGGCCTCAGTCTGAGGAACGCAATAGTCGCATTCCAGATGGGCGTAGATCAGGACCGGCTTATCCTGGAGGGCATCCAAGACCCAGTCGGGGTGGTTGACATCGGAGCCAGAGGCTGGGGATTGATCAGGATACGTTATCCACCAGTCGTCAGGCTCGGAGCCGACAGGGTATTCTGCTGCCGAGACGACGGCGACCAGGCCTGCTACAAGGATTACCCAAGCTGCCAGGGCCGCAACCTTAAATTTGACCTGATGTGAAATGTCTACCAACTCCCACTATCGTTATCTTTACCCCACTCTTTTTCTCACACCATTTACCCAAGGGTTCAGCCTGGCATATCCGGTGTGGTTTACAAGATCTTATATCCACAAAGATGGATTTATACCACCCCTTCTTTTCACGCCTATGGCTGAATTGCCCAGGAGGTAGATTTGGCTTGTATATATAGCTGTTGGATCAAGGTCACAATTGACCACAAAAACCCAATTGAAACCACCCTTTTAGGCCGATAATGCTCCATCTCAATTTAAAATAACATCTTAACAGATCCTCCCTCCTCGGCTATTAGTTGACAGTCCGAGATAGTCGATATACTTATATATCGAATTAGCTTGATACGAATATTGGAGTGCCTGGAGAAGGTATGAGATGCGATATCTGTGGCAGGGAATCGGAGACGCTCTTCAAAGCGAGGCATCGGGATAGGGGCGGGGTGAAGATCTGCGAAGGATGTCTGAGAAGGGAGGGGGATCGGCTCGTCTCCTCCTCCGGGTGCTCATGCTGTTGAGCCGATCGATATGAGCTATATCGTCGAACCCCAGGGACCCCTCCGTTGAAAGGCTTGCGAGGCTGACGGGAGACCGCTGTAAGGCCAAGAACTCGGCCTGGTGGCTACAGATCCTCACCGCCACCTTAGACGATCTGGAGGTTGCGGCCGTGGCTGAGGTCTTCAAGGCGATGGCCGACCCTTTCAGGCTTGCGATCCTCAAGCTCCTCAGAGACAACGAGCTTTGCGTTTGCGAGATCAATCTGTCCATTCTGAAGAGGCAAGCACTGGTGAAGGATAGAAAGGAGGGGAAATGGTCCCGATACTGCCTTTCAGAGGGGGCGGTTATCGAGATGATGATGAAGCTGGCAGATCTTATGATGGGTGACGGATGGCTGCCAAAGAGGCGATCGGGGTGCAGACATACATGAGGAAGAGAGGCCGGGGCAGGCTTCCGGCTTTGAGCAGGTTCCTCACTGTATGGATCTTCGCGGCGATGGTCCTGGGGATCGGTATGGGCTATCTCTTCCCAGGAGTCTCAGAATCGATAACGGGATTTCAGGTGGGGAGCACATCGATCCCCATCGCCGTCGGCCTTATATTGATGATGTACCCGCCCCTGGCCAAGGTGAAGTATGAGGATCTGGGGGAGGTCTTTCGGGACACCAAAGTTCTGGGCCTATCCCTATTTCTTAACTGGGTCGTAGGGCCGGTGCTGATGTTCGGGTTGGCCATCCTATTCCTGCGAGACCACCCCCATCTCATGGTGGGGCTTA
The sequence above is drawn from the Methanothrix harundinacea 6Ac genome and encodes:
- the arsM gene encoding arsenite methyltransferase — encoded protein: MNDQDVKITVKERYGRVAREAGSCCPSSSCCGSSEPEDIGRRIGYSEEDLASVPRGSNLGLGCGNPIALVSIREGETVLDLGSGAGFDSFLAASKVGPRGKVIGIDMTEEMVERARANAEAGGFKNVEFRLGEIESIPAEDGSVDLVISNCVINLVLDKEAAFKEAYRVLRPGGRLAVSDIVLLAELPDLVRDSVEAYVGCVAGAARKDDYLASIRSAGFEEVRVIDEAPFSLDCMTSDPAGRAALEGLPDEKLMEGERAIVSIKVSAFKPGSPPERIESC
- a CDS encoding arsenate reductase ArsC, which produces MVSDDVCPEDDKKGEQKTGKKKVLFLCTHNSARSQMAEGLLRDLYGERYEANSAGVEATAVHPRAVSVMEEIEIDISGQRSKAASDLEDIVFDVAVTVCDRAREACPVCTTDLDLPSRAPKAREVIHKSFEDPAAVSGTEEEQLCAFRQARDEIRGWIVETFG
- a CDS encoding ferredoxin translates to MIILKIERDGCISCGQCWGSCPEFFIEDPDDGRSSVSEERRIAGKLDEGSAPDQFEGCLREAEEACPAEVIQVSPIQPSFD
- a CDS encoding DsrH/TusB family sulfur metabolism protein, which produces MVLRSADVFLLTKTPESDRSKLCMKLLARSERARLYLAGDGVYHLLEDKAVFPPSCEIFACLEDVAARGVVARKEVKVLEEFYNILVEDVMEATGRFFSF
- a CDS encoding DsrE family protein; this translates as MRSVFYLLDSAPYGSEKALGLLNAAAASLGKMEVTVGLYGDGVYLALRGQDSKGLGVPNLAEILYAYGEMRVVAHEPSLAKRGLFCEGLIETVELADEEAFLKAVKESDCLILL
- a CDS encoding DsrE/DsrF/TusD sulfur relay family protein, with amino-acid sequence MKTLTIILADGPYISEYAEIAKNIADAALKRYHVNIFLYLDAVHIPRRGQRPAFFADEGGLFADLAERGATIRACSRCAAARGYLAEEDGTRREYHEGIKISSLYDLPDMISESDGVITLCR
- a CDS encoding (Fe-S)-binding protein; the protein is MAGVDMPGKPEEIKMVSNAMANVPRRKMMAFLAGGERTSEEIGEAVGKSMLDYHLKILEQAGLIEIGAGKVRLSEFGKNFMETKVEKPKDAVTDLSGAKPVEITEVRQLLPCIADSTKFRIIAQMAPPLGGALKPLEPLFPRGRYSERIGALIIQRGDVLITIYGTGSVTMTMIKGEAEARGVLAELREKINEAIAKGVAPAPREKVRVEPMEIYRYLPQTDCGECGEQSCYSFSIRLMAGEVSLDLCKPLEDPEYRQNREHLLVLVEYI
- a CDS encoding cytochrome c biogenesis protein CcdA, with translation MRSDHKHFLIVGAITLTAVLVALFSLNSTLGSDQEPIRAPDFSGTTQDGQNFSLSDFEGEVVVLHITNIESPLCIECEKALASQIGELQRLVENKPDVNLVTLNVRKNPYSKDGSTLSESWWGTEVSWIWAEDFEPYRIAARYVDFTNFEGGFSNPTILLIDREGMVVGIYHVYQLGKGMIDGVQDAPTLQAKVEALERGEWVGMEGAVSLHKVTLIGMFGLGIITSFSPCSLALLIAMFSYIMTSRRRKVLSDEEDYGSSAREGLWIGIAFTLGMAIVFFVLGLFISNLGVFVRDSRFFDLAAGILLVALGINVFKPIGEILEPIKARLPARRGEEEEFRERKGLMERAVNLSIGLFKHSVFIGAFTLGVFFALGWAPCAISLVFPALIWLISQDISALTGGLMLFVFGVGHGVPIIPIATFSRSFGGKLGEEYLAVGSAIVKAFGIMIIITGLVYAARYFGYKLW
- a CDS encoding thioredoxin family protein, giving the protein MVDISHQVKFKVAALAAWVILVAGLVAVVSAAEYPVGSEPDDWWITYPDQSPASGSDVNHPDWVLDALQDKPVLIYAHLECDYCVPQTEAINEILDEYGNEIEFYEIPADGSDERIAEAFEAYDPDGGTSNVPLTVIITLVPGEDGRAEVAWHSTEKVTGKGWIEERVEDAIDYHEENVGDWDA
- a CDS encoding ArsR/SmtB family transcription factor — encoded protein: MAEVFKAMADPFRLAILKLLRDNELCVCEINLSILKRQALVKDRKEGKWSRYCLSEGAVIEMMMKLADLMMGDGWLPKRRSGCRHT